From Halichoerus grypus chromosome 6, mHalGry1.hap1.1, whole genome shotgun sequence, one genomic window encodes:
- the JCAD gene encoding junctional cadherin 5-associated protein has protein sequence MYSVEDLLISHGYKVSRSIPAPGEDEREGHRQARSRARAGQGLLNGCDHGPAALPPSKPSQGKGHVSTSENSHRAPRAHGEPQSISSRASELGFYHQPVLRWSSQPQTAHDHAYWRRRGQEVSGLLGPRDREDLEVRGMAQAQGLPIHAREGPWEVGGRTENVMKKAVWEEELRMAGPAKWQNISLESWNQPRKLGRQMSDGDGEKLFQDLYPFMQGEQALNSQSKGKSQSLPRVLSSESLSCMDIPIPLNDGHFPSVPKIPFYPPNCAPNLESTRNPEKSGSSVPLPRPKFGRPLKPPSYNSHQHSRVGVENSDSPDSQQVDLCVSYLSRTHEPRLELCASDSGLEPPVYVPPPSYRSPPQHISNPYVEDAAPRPECGGPRQQQHPMELPGPGCQLPPGPPGPENEYGVSPYSPRGVPLQPRPTTAYDSSVLYIPFDDPRIRHFKLAHLQGFCQEATADGQPYNPSPGATPAPAHGHSQHDGAVSSPQSAVTPPGSVSGSSTADPSPRWPWGPRPRDAENSGFPEQRDLGAMRGQWPATGGGQQGHTQGPASSPSPQGESTWETRTKLKKFETGILTKKSSKKKMNETIFCLVSIPVKSESHLPDIDRNNNDLKQSTGKKNGLDKSPALQEQSLLSTSSTDLELQALTGSMVGRTEFQKQDLGEPEEGKQTNDLRFIHPTKHRELEYSGSWPGHQYRDQQTQTTFTDSKSPRPLAAEKLGGSPKAVLTPRLSDPLASEAHMPAALASSDQNQRPKAPPLKGQMSLSPSSNSAFSRTTSCIHQAPAPKAGPGQAGADGRGRGASPVSRGEVVKGETTGPCNSKQLFGQFLLKPVSRRPWDLISQLESFNKELQEEEESGQSGSDSRSEDSDTEWPCEGKNWGFGEASQAWRAEEPRRRPAPEEPGARPGRVKSKSESWSEEQKPGGPRALPQSLGPTTVGLGGGRGAASLWAHGSPVAEEGHQEVEHRMNKLAVSPGPLHRVTSSRSSDTKPAPSSDPAEPKQPQGSQELPGVSISGELSTAPPRQAGAGGERSPLLPLSLASKPRGLSAPDLRSVGLPPAQKPSTDKLDGSLGEASAIEIPPNESLQARAARILGIEVAVESLLPGARRMGQNQHPGPDGSARGPEAPREESVSSSAQPDDPPVSMDAFYGRRKCGWTESPLFVGERESARRAPRAAEHSSADRTVPSKAPSPEPQPSPEPQPSPQESQAFNHKDLGTKPPFRSTLFHFIERTPSVSGSEKRLRSTSKVIESLQEKLASPPRRADPDRLMRMKEVSSVSRMRLLSSRSTDSMEEAEELKAERGPGVPPGGPVSLNAGELSQKAGHPPSVSRGAPSLEEDGHPSAQRDKKNVQQDFWCPDSYDPSRVERV, from the coding sequence GTTTTATCATCAGCCCGTGCTAAGGTGGTCCTCTCAGCCCCAGACTGCTCACGACCACGCCTACTGGAGAAGAAGAGGGCAGGAGGTCAGTGGCCTGCTGGGGCCAAGGGACCGAGAAGATCTGGAGGTCAGAGGCATGGCCCAAGCACAAGGTCTGCCCATCCACGCAAGGGAGGGTCCATGGGAAGttggaggaaggacagagaatgTGATGAAGAAGGCAGTTTGGGAAGAAGAGCTGAGAATGGCGGGACCTGCCAAGTGGCAGAATATAAGCCTCGAGAGCTGGAACCAGCCAAGGAAATTAGGGAGGCAGATGTCCGATGGTGATGGGGAGAAATTATTTCAAGATCTGTACCCATTCATGCAAGGAGAGCAGGCGTTGAATTCCCAAAGCAAAGGGAAATCCCAGTCCCTGCCCAGGGTTCTTTCCTCCGAGAGCCTGAGTTGCATGGACATCCCCATTCCATTAAATGATGGACATTTTCCAAGTGTTCCTAAAATCCCATTTTATCCCCCAAATTGTGCACCAAATTTGGAATCCACAAGGAACCCTGAGAAGAGCGGCTCCTCGGTCCCTTTACCCCGGCCCAAGTTTGGGCGACCCCTCAAGCCCCCATCCTACAACTCTCACCAGCACTCCAGGGTGGGAGTGGAAAACAGCGACTCTCCAGACAGTCAGCAGGTAGACCTGTGTGTCTCCTACTTGAGCAGAACTCAcgagcccaggctggagctgtgTGCATCTGACTCCGGTTTAGAGCCTCCGGTGTACGTGCCTCCGCCATCGTACCGGTCACCGCCCCAGCACATCTCCAACCCCTACGTGGAGGATGCAGCGCCCAGGCCCGAGTGCGGCGGTCCCCGTCAGCAGCAGCATCCAATGGAGCTGCCGGGCCCAGGTTGTCAGCTTCCTCCCGGCCCCCCGGGACCCGAGAACGAGTATGGTGTGAGCCCATACTCCCCTCGTGGGGTCCCCCTGCAGCCCCGGCCTACCACCGCTTATGACAGCTCTGTTCTGTATATTCCCTTTGACGACCCACGGATCCGACATTTTAAACTGGCCCACCTGCAGGGCTTCTGTCAGGAAGCAACGGCTGATGGGCAGCCCTACAACCCCAGCCCCGGTGCCACCCCGGCACCTGCGCATGGACACAGTCAACACGATGGCGCCGTCTCGAGCCCGCAGAGTGCAGTGACCCCGCCAGGCAGTGTGAGTGGCTCCTCCACCGCTGATCCCAGTCCCCGGTGGCCGTGGGGCCCGCGCCCCAGGGATGCAGAGAACAGCGGCTTCCCTGAGCAACGAGACCTTGGGGCCATGAGAGGACAGTGGCCTGCCACGGGGGGCGGCCAGCAGGGACACACACAaggcccagcctcctcccccagcccgcaGGGCGAGAGTACCTGGGAAACTCGAACCAAGCTCAAGAAATTTGAAACTGGGATTCTGACCAAgaaaagttcaaagaaaaaaatgaacgaGACAATATTTTGTTTGGTTTCCATCCCAGTTAAATCCGAATCACATCTGCCAGATATAGATAGGAACAACAATGACTTAAAACAGAGCACTGGTAAAAAGAATGGGCTTGATAAGAGCCCGGCTTTGCAAGAACAAAGTCTGCTGAGCACGTCTTCCACCGACCTGGAGCTGCAAGCTCTCACAGGAAGCATGGTTGGGAGAACAGAGTTCCAGAAACAAGATCTGGGGGAACCAGaagaaggcaaacaaacaaatgacCTCAGATTCATTCACCCTACAAAACACAGAGAGCTCGAGTATTCTGGCTCGTGGCCAGGGCACCAGTACAGAGATCAGCAAACACAAACCACTTTCACCGACTCCAAAAGCCCACGGCCCCTCGCTGCTGAGAAGCTGGGAGGGTCCCCAAAAGCCGTACTGACTCCCAGACTTTCAGACCCCCTGGCCTCCGAAGCTCACATGCCCGCGGCGTTAGCTTCCAGTGATCAGAACCAGAGGCCAAAGGCGCCTCCCCTCAAAGGTCAAAtgtccctcagcccctccagcaACAGCGCTTTCTCAAGGACTACGTCCTGCATACACCAGGCACCTGCTCCGAAAGCAGGGCCTGGTCAGGCCGGTGCAGATGGCCGTGGCCGCGGGGCCAGCCCCGTGTCCCGGGGCGAGGTTGTTAAGGGGGAGACCACCGGTCCCTGCAACAGTAAGCAGCTGTTCGGGCAGTTTCTCCTGAAGCCCGTTAGCCGGCGCCCCTGGGACTTGATCAGCCAGCTAGAAAGTTTTAACAAGGAGcttcaggaggaggaggaaagcgGTCAGAGTGGCAGCGACAGTCGCAGTGAGGACAGTGACACAGAGTGGCCATGCGAAGGCAAGAACTGGGGCTTCGGTGAAGCCAGCCAGGCCTGGAGAGCTGAGGAACCCCGAAGGAGGCCGGCGCCAGAGGAGCCCGGGGCCCGGCCGGGAAGAGTGAAGAGCAAGTCTGAGAGCTGGAGCGAGGAGCAGAAGCCCGGGGGGCCCCGCGCCCTGCCTCAGTCCCTGGGCCCCACGACAGTGGGGCTGGGCGGTGGCAGGGGTGCAGCCTCGCTGTGGGCACACGGAAGCCCGGTCGCAGAGGAGGGGCACCAGGAGGTGGAGCACAGAATGAACAAGCTAGCCGTCAGCCCGGGTCCGCTGCACAGAGTGACGTCTTCTAGGTCAAGTGACACAAAACCAGCGCCCTCGTCCGATCCAGCTGAACCGAAGCAGCCCCAGGGAAGTCAGGAGCTGCCCGGTGTTTCCATTTCTGGGGAGCTGAGCACAGCACCCCCTCggcaggctggggctggaggggagaggagcccgctgctcccactctctcttgcCAGCAAACCCCGAGGACTCTCCGCACCGGACTTGAGGTCTGTGGGGCTGCCGCCCGCACAGAAGCCGAGTACCGATAAGTTAGATGGGTCTTTAGGAGAAGCGAGTGCAATAGAGATCCCCCCGAATGAGTCCCTTCAAGCGAGGGCTGCGAGGATCCTGGGCATTGAGGTGGCCGTGGAGTCCCTGCTGCCGGGCGCCAGGAGAATGGGACAGAACCAGCATCCCGGGCCTGATGGAAGTGCCCGCGGGCCGGAGGCCCCCAGGGAGGAGTCTGTGTCCAGCTCAGCCCAACCGGATGACCCCCCGGTGTCCATGGACGCCTTTTATGGCAGGAGAAAGTGCGGCTGGACCGAAAGCCCTCTCTTTgtcggggagagggagagtgccCGTCGGGCTCCCCGGGCTGCTGAGCACTCAAGTGCGGACAGGACTGTCCCCAGCAAGGCCCCGAGCCCCGAGCCTCAGCCCAGTCCCGAgcctcagcccagcccccaggagtCCCAGGCCTTCAATCACAAGGACCTGGGGACAAAACCACCCTTCAGGTCCACTCTGTTCCATTTTATAGAGAGGACCCCAAGTGTGTCAGGCTCAGAAAAGAGGCTCAGAAGCACTTCCAAAGTGATTGAAAGTTTACAAGAGAAACTGGCCTCCCCCCCGAGGAGAGCAGACCCTGACCGCTTGATGAGGATGAAAGAGGTGAGTTCTGTGTCTCGGATGAGGCTCCTGAGCTCCCGGAGCACTGACTCCATGGAGGAGGCTGAGGAACTGAAGGCTGAGAGGGGCCCTGGGGTGCCACCTGGAGGCCCAGTGTCTCTGAATGCTGGGGAGCTGTCGCAGAAGGCCGGGCACCCCCCCTCTGTCTCCAGGGGTGCCCCCTCGCTGGAAGAAGACGGGCATCCATCGGCACAGAGGGACAAGAAGAATGTCCAGCAGGATTTCTGGTGCCCAG